The following coding sequences lie in one Glycine soja cultivar W05 chromosome 16, ASM419377v2, whole genome shotgun sequence genomic window:
- the LOC114389048 gene encoding protein FLOWERING LOCUS T-like, with protein sequence MPSGSRNPLVVGRVIGEVIDPFESSIPFRVTYGNKEVGNGCELKPSQVPNQPRVSIGGDDLRKFYTMVMVDPDAPSPSNPNFREYLHWLVTDIPETTGPNFGNEIVSYESPRPTMGIHRFVFVLFRQQFRQRVYAPGWRQNFNTREFAELYNLGLPVAAVFFNCQRETGSGGRTF encoded by the exons ATGCCTAGTGGTAGTAGGAACCCTCTTGTTGTTGGGCGTGTTATAGGGGAAGTAATAGACCCCTTTGAAAGTTCTATTCCTTTCAGGGTGACCTATGGTAATAAAGAAGTGGGCAATGGTTGTGAGCTTAAACCTTCTCAAGTTCCCAACCAACCTAGAGTGAGTATTGGTGGAGATGATCTCAGGAAATTCTACACTATG GTCATGGTGGATCCTGATGCTCCTAGCCCAAGTAACCCTAATTTCAGAGAGTATCTTCATTG GTTGGTGACTGATATTCCCGAAACTACAGGGCCTAATTTcg GTAACGAGATCGTAAGCTATGAAAGCCCGCGACCCACGATGGGGATTCATCGTTTCGTGTTTGTGTTATTCCGTCAACAGTTTAGACAGAGGGTGTATGCTCCTGGATGGCGACAAAATTTCAATACTAGAGAATTTGCTGAACTTTACAACCTTGGATTGCCGGTTGCTGCTGTCTTCTTCAACTGTCAGAGGGAAACTGGCTCTGGTGGTAGaacattttga